From a region of the Paenibacillus segetis genome:
- a CDS encoding LacI family DNA-binding transcriptional regulator, with the protein MAGVSVSTVSKIINNYSDISEDTKAKVLEIMRQTGYVPSNSAKTLATKKSNLIGVIFAGKLNVDFTHPFFLGVLNSFKKHMGFLGYDLLFFSNEKFHSVDGDYVARCLHFHVDGCIIVTGQQLEQSITELDLSEIPCIGVDIHLKGKNSGYIMSDNYKMSYKVVEHFYLQGYRELGYIGSTLESDISNMRETGYKDAIENFGLPQNDNWFVNGDNFFESSGYEAMSRMIQSGSLPRAIFAASDLIAIGAMRALKENHLSVPQDVAIIGCDDIEACQYTSPSITTIKQNKDKIGRLASLMLFDLINNQSETVNVVVEPELVIRESCGSGMNLGSIYE; encoded by the coding sequence ATGGCTGGAGTCTCCGTATCAACTGTCTCCAAGATTATTAACAACTACAGCGATATTTCCGAGGATACCAAAGCTAAGGTCCTTGAAATCATGAGACAAACTGGTTATGTCCCTTCGAATTCCGCGAAAACGTTGGCAACCAAGAAATCCAATCTCATTGGCGTTATTTTTGCGGGAAAGCTAAATGTCGACTTCACACATCCATTTTTTCTAGGAGTGCTTAACTCGTTCAAGAAGCATATGGGCTTCTTAGGATACGATCTCCTGTTTTTCTCCAATGAGAAATTCCACTCCGTGGATGGGGATTATGTAGCACGCTGCTTACACTTTCATGTAGATGGATGTATTATTGTTACCGGACAACAATTGGAACAATCCATTACCGAGTTAGATCTCAGCGAAATCCCATGTATCGGCGTCGATATCCACCTCAAGGGCAAAAATTCTGGTTATATTATGTCCGACAACTATAAAATGTCATACAAGGTTGTCGAACATTTTTATTTACAGGGTTACCGAGAACTGGGGTACATCGGAAGTACATTGGAATCCGATATCTCTAATATGCGTGAAACTGGTTATAAAGATGCAATTGAGAACTTTGGACTTCCACAAAACGATAATTGGTTCGTTAATGGGGATAACTTCTTTGAATCAAGCGGTTATGAAGCGATGAGTAGAATGATACAATCTGGCAGCCTTCCACGGGCCATCTTTGCAGCATCAGACCTGATTGCTATCGGGGCAATGAGAGCACTCAAAGAGAATCATTTAAGTGTACCTCAAGATGTAGCCATTATTGGCTGTGATGATATTGAGGCATGTCAATATACAAGCCCATCCATAACGACAATTAAGCAGAACAAAGACAAAATCGGTAGGTTGGCCTCGCTTATGTTATTTGACCTAATCAATAATCAATCGGAAACAGTGAATGTTGTGGTAGAACCGGAATTGGTTATTCGTGAGTCATGTGGAAGTGGTATGAATCTAGGCAGTATCTACGAGTAA
- a CDS encoding ABC transporter substrate-binding protein encodes MIKRIPALVLSGALTLSLAACGSNNTATEGNGGSKPSGEKKVVKILHWKQGNVNAAMEEINKAFEAKYPEYKVEYTTTGPDDEYKQAQRARITANDVDILADLSGMRLSPKDWTPGAKVPDWQQWIDSGLIADLSDQEFVKKWNANDIEKAGTYNDKVYAIPTGKVAMSGLFYNKQIFEDNGLKVPTTWTEFLKLCEDLKAKGITPIGVAGKDVWPLKLPVFALQAKILGGGDQQKWIEGVWKGETAFNDAEAVEVLEKMKTLQDNYMIDGFMGIDYASAPSIFATGKVAMLADGSWDAPTIATANPDLKFGYFPVPATEDAAKNASFVGKYDVTWYAAEKGPNKEGALKWLEFFSEPENYTKYVKAAGFIPTQDNISTESEFIDNELTPYLGDFELAYEIMMINRQNVGEHLAAEGVHTEYLAPGGEFKTAKELADVQQKEWEAAAPK; translated from the coding sequence ATGATTAAGAGAATTCCTGCTCTAGTCCTATCTGGTGCTCTAACACTTAGTTTGGCGGCATGTGGAAGCAATAATACCGCTACAGAAGGAAATGGTGGTAGCAAACCATCGGGAGAGAAAAAGGTAGTCAAAATTCTTCACTGGAAACAAGGTAACGTTAATGCAGCAATGGAGGAAATTAATAAGGCGTTTGAAGCTAAATATCCAGAATATAAAGTTGAGTATACGACAACCGGTCCGGATGACGAGTACAAGCAAGCGCAAAGAGCAAGAATTACTGCAAACGACGTTGACATTCTTGCCGACCTCTCAGGTATGAGATTGTCTCCGAAAGATTGGACTCCAGGAGCGAAAGTGCCTGACTGGCAACAATGGATTGATTCTGGCCTCATCGCTGATTTGTCAGATCAAGAATTCGTGAAGAAATGGAATGCTAACGATATCGAAAAAGCAGGTACCTACAACGATAAAGTCTATGCGATTCCAACTGGTAAAGTAGCGATGTCCGGGTTATTCTACAACAAACAAATTTTTGAAGATAATGGACTGAAAGTCCCTACTACTTGGACAGAGTTCCTTAAACTTTGTGAGGATTTGAAAGCAAAAGGTATCACTCCAATCGGCGTAGCTGGTAAAGATGTATGGCCTTTGAAACTGCCTGTATTCGCACTGCAAGCGAAAATTCTTGGCGGTGGAGATCAACAAAAATGGATTGAAGGCGTTTGGAAAGGCGAAACTGCATTTAACGATGCGGAAGCCGTAGAAGTTCTAGAAAAAATGAAGACTCTTCAAGATAATTATATGATTGATGGATTTATGGGAATTGACTATGCATCTGCACCTTCCATTTTTGCAACTGGAAAAGTGGCCATGCTTGCTGATGGTTCATGGGATGCACCAACAATTGCTACTGCAAATCCAGATTTGAAATTTGGTTATTTCCCAGTTCCAGCTACTGAAGACGCTGCGAAAAATGCATCTTTCGTTGGTAAATACGATGTAACCTGGTACGCAGCAGAAAAAGGTCCGAACAAAGAAGGCGCTTTGAAATGGTTGGAATTCTTCTCTGAACCAGAGAACTACACGAAATATGTCAAGGCTGCAGGATTTATTCCGACTCAAGATAATATCTCTACTGAAAGCGAATTTATCGACAATGAACTTACCCCTTACTTGGGTGACTTCGAACTTGCATATGAGATTATGATGATCAACCGTCAAAACGTGGGTGAGCATCTCGCTGCTGAAGGTGTTCATACTGAATATCTAGCTCCAGGCGGAGAATTTAAAACAGCTAAAGAATTGGCTGATGTACAGCAAAAAGAATGGGAAGCTGCTGCTCCTAAATGA
- a CDS encoding carbohydrate ABC transporter permease — protein sequence MYPFGKGFNRYVPLLLLLIPFLLYVIFYFGPSVLTVIYSFTDVKNIPGSPVNFVGLDNYYDVFFSGNSGERWRSITNTLIFMVVVTVVQNGVALFIAVLINQRLRGDNFYRAVFFMPVVLGVAVVSLIWGMMFDPLSGPVNMLYEWLFGYKDMFFASFTHAFGYIIFVQIWMYMGYSMLIFLSGLQSVPKDLYEAGYIDGTTKWQSFRHITFPLIASSFTVNMLLSIIGAMSTFDIILATTDGRFNTRTMAYDVYKETFRGSLEMGLPSALSVVQFLMILVFVIVAVKQMRKREVEY from the coding sequence TTGTATCCATTTGGAAAAGGTTTTAACCGTTACGTACCCTTGCTGCTGTTGCTTATACCTTTTTTATTGTACGTAATATTCTATTTTGGTCCTTCAGTATTAACGGTTATTTACTCCTTTACGGATGTAAAGAATATACCTGGAAGTCCTGTTAACTTTGTAGGACTTGATAATTATTATGATGTATTCTTCTCTGGGAACTCTGGAGAACGTTGGCGCTCAATTACAAACACGCTAATCTTCATGGTTGTTGTAACAGTTGTACAGAATGGGGTAGCTTTGTTTATTGCTGTTTTGATTAATCAAAGGTTGCGTGGCGATAATTTCTACCGTGCCGTGTTCTTCATGCCGGTTGTTCTAGGTGTCGCTGTAGTTTCGTTAATTTGGGGCATGATGTTTGATCCACTTAGTGGCCCTGTGAACATGTTATATGAGTGGCTGTTTGGATATAAAGATATGTTCTTTGCCAGCTTTACACATGCTTTTGGTTACATTATCTTTGTACAGATTTGGATGTACATGGGTTACTCTATGTTGATTTTCCTTTCAGGACTTCAGTCCGTGCCTAAAGACTTATACGAGGCAGGATATATTGATGGAACTACAAAATGGCAGTCATTCCGCCATATTACATTCCCTCTAATTGCATCGTCATTTACCGTTAACATGTTGCTTTCGATTATCGGGGCGATGTCGACGTTTGATATTATTTTGGCAACGACAGATGGACGATTCAATACAAGAACAATGGCTTACGACGTATATAAAGAGACATTCCGTGGTAGCTTGGAGATGGGACTTCCTTCGGCCCTTTCCGTTGTTCAGTTCCTTATGATCCTAGTCTTCGTTATCGTTGCTGTTAAACAAATGCGTAAGAGAGAGGTGGAATATTAA
- a CDS encoding carbohydrate ABC transporter permease — protein sequence MKKSKSFTILSYSVIFVLLILYIAPLILVLNVSLKSYPEYLMNPIGLVKEVQWSNYVDAWTEGNFANYFINSIIYTVAATVLTIIVSVMGAFPVARGYVKWSGFIYLFFLLSQFLPNPMVSQYKLMLSLRESLDIFGYDTKLGYIILKTSGTGVVFMLFVGYIKSISRDLDEAAGMDGSGYVRYLFQMIMPLMKPVIATGVILTAIGIWNDFVGPIMYLPSKVNYPITFGLKEFKGQYGNNWPLLACGITLVAAPLMVLYSFIQKYLVDGALAGAVKS from the coding sequence ATGAAGAAGTCAAAATCATTTACTATTCTGTCTTACTCCGTAATTTTTGTACTATTGATACTGTATATCGCACCTCTGATCCTTGTTCTTAACGTTTCGCTCAAATCATATCCAGAGTATCTAATGAACCCCATTGGTCTTGTAAAAGAAGTGCAGTGGAGCAATTACGTTGATGCTTGGACGGAAGGGAACTTCGCCAATTACTTTATTAACAGTATTATTTATACGGTAGCTGCAACTGTATTGACAATCATTGTATCCGTTATGGGTGCATTCCCAGTTGCCCGCGGTTATGTAAAGTGGAGCGGATTTATTTACCTGTTCTTCTTGCTGTCGCAATTTCTGCCAAATCCAATGGTTTCTCAATATAAATTGATGCTATCACTGCGGGAAAGTTTGGATATCTTCGGATATGATACCAAGTTAGGTTACATCATATTGAAAACGAGCGGTACAGGTGTCGTGTTCATGTTGTTCGTTGGTTATATCAAATCCATTAGTCGCGACTTGGATGAAGCTGCGGGAATGGATGGATCTGGCTATGTTCGCTACCTGTTCCAAATGATTATGCCGTTGATGAAACCGGTTATTGCAACGGGTGTCATTCTGACAGCGATTGGGATTTGGAACGACTTTGTCGGTCCGATTATGTACTTGCCTAGTAAGGTGAATTACCCAATCACATTCGGATTGAAGGAGTTCAAGGGGCAATACGGAAATAACTGGCCACTTCTTGCCTGCGGTATTACTCTTGTTGCTGCTCCGCTTATGGTGTTATATTCCTTCATCCAGAAATATCTTGTAGATGGAGCTTTAGCAGGTGCAGTTAAATCTTAA
- a CDS encoding GH36-type glycosyl hydrolase domain-containing protein, with product MSQQGWKFQGKQGEFKLTHPENHSYLYFPLVNEAGMMSAITPNLHGEITSSHNTFLMEPVSVDNLHNSKASRNFWVHIEGYGAWSASGNSARQNAQQFSDAKEDSFMEAGFLWHKLTRNNQEVGLKAETVSFVPVTDDKVELMKVSLTNTGKSPIQLTPTAAIPLYGRSADDLRDHRHVTSLLHRIYPSEYGVEVQPALSFDERGHRINKVTYGVLGSDASGAAPTGLFPVTEEFVGEGGALDWPEAVVANLEPNTARGVTIEGYEAVGGLRFEHVQLLPGQSVSYIVAMIISDDRIETERYAKDYLSEACFNALLEENKTYWLEKLDTISFHSGDQEQDMWMKWVTLQPILRRMYGNSFLPYHDYGRGGRGWRDLWQDCLALMVMEPSEVRYLLHNNYAGVRIDGSNATIIGSKPGEFVADRNNIPRVWMDHGAWPLLTTLLYIRQSGDIDFLLQPQSYFRDSFVKRCHDRDLSWKPEHGNQLLSREGSLYEGTILEHILLQNIVPFFNVGEHNNIKLEGADWNDGLDLAPDRGESVAFTAFYASNLLELSELLLHLKKVSNMETIELAEEMIVLFDTLSSAISYESITDKHALLERYYDSIVPTISGKKLKLDIEKVAADLQHKAEWVIDHLRKNEWIVNKEGFEWFNGYYNNDSERVEGDYPSGVRMTLTGQVFSIMGGIATDEQVGKIVNAVDRYLKDDHIGYRLNSQFGGIQQNLGRAFGFAFGHKENGAMFSHMTVMYANALYKRGFVKEGHQVLDSIYSLSADFGTSRMYPGVPEYINEKGRGMYTYLTGSASWLLLTELTEVYGVKGHYGDLHLEPKLTKEQFDQEGNASVETLFADRMLRIVYHNPKHADFGQYRIASITLNGKPISYEEHGLGSLIGRSILESLPKDNTHTIDIILDV from the coding sequence ATGAGCCAACAGGGCTGGAAATTTCAGGGGAAACAAGGGGAGTTTAAGCTAACTCATCCGGAGAATCATAGCTATTTATACTTTCCTTTAGTGAATGAGGCGGGAATGATGTCCGCTATTACACCGAATTTGCATGGCGAGATCACCTCAAGTCATAATACATTCCTTATGGAACCAGTTTCTGTGGACAACTTACACAATTCCAAGGCATCGCGAAACTTTTGGGTTCATATTGAAGGTTACGGTGCTTGGTCAGCTAGCGGCAATTCGGCAAGACAGAACGCTCAGCAGTTCTCTGATGCCAAAGAAGATAGCTTCATGGAAGCAGGATTTTTGTGGCATAAATTAACACGGAATAATCAAGAGGTTGGCTTGAAGGCTGAGACGGTTAGCTTTGTCCCCGTTACTGATGACAAGGTAGAGCTAATGAAAGTGAGTTTGACCAATACGGGTAAATCCCCTATCCAATTGACTCCGACAGCAGCAATTCCTTTGTACGGACGTTCTGCAGATGACCTTAGGGATCATCGTCATGTAACTTCATTGCTTCATCGTATTTATCCTTCTGAATACGGGGTAGAAGTGCAACCAGCGCTTTCTTTTGATGAAAGAGGACATCGTATTAACAAAGTAACTTATGGAGTGTTGGGCTCTGACGCTAGTGGAGCAGCACCAACAGGATTATTCCCAGTAACTGAGGAGTTTGTTGGTGAAGGTGGGGCGCTTGATTGGCCTGAAGCCGTTGTTGCCAATTTAGAGCCAAACACTGCACGTGGGGTAACAATCGAAGGTTATGAAGCTGTAGGTGGATTGCGGTTCGAGCATGTGCAATTATTACCTGGGCAATCAGTCTCCTATATTGTGGCTATGATTATTTCTGATGATCGGATCGAAACTGAGCGTTATGCTAAAGATTATTTATCTGAAGCTTGTTTTAATGCTCTATTAGAAGAGAATAAGACTTATTGGCTAGAGAAGCTGGACACTATCTCATTCCATTCAGGAGATCAAGAGCAAGATATGTGGATGAAGTGGGTAACGCTACAGCCCATTTTGAGACGTATGTATGGTAACTCCTTCCTTCCATATCATGACTACGGTCGTGGTGGCCGTGGATGGCGCGACCTATGGCAAGACTGCTTGGCGTTGATGGTCATGGAGCCGTCCGAAGTGAGATATCTTCTCCACAATAACTATGCGGGTGTTCGTATTGATGGAAGTAACGCGACGATCATTGGATCAAAACCGGGTGAATTTGTTGCTGATCGGAATAACATTCCACGGGTTTGGATGGATCATGGAGCTTGGCCATTGCTGACTACATTGCTCTATATTCGTCAAAGTGGGGACATAGACTTCTTGTTACAACCACAGTCTTACTTCCGTGATTCCTTCGTCAAGCGTTGTCATGATCGTGATCTTTCTTGGAAGCCTGAGCACGGTAATCAGCTCCTGTCTCGTGAAGGAAGTCTTTATGAGGGAACTATTCTAGAGCATATTTTGCTACAAAACATCGTCCCATTCTTTAATGTTGGCGAACATAACAATATCAAATTGGAAGGCGCCGATTGGAATGATGGTCTTGACCTTGCTCCAGATCGGGGAGAGAGTGTTGCGTTTACCGCTTTCTATGCTAGTAATTTGCTAGAATTGTCTGAATTATTGCTCCATTTGAAAAAGGTTTCAAACATGGAGACCATCGAACTGGCAGAAGAAATGATCGTATTGTTCGATACATTGTCAAGTGCGATTTCATATGAGAGTATCACTGACAAGCATGCTTTATTGGAACGGTATTACGATTCCATTGTTCCGACGATTAGTGGTAAAAAACTCAAGTTGGACATTGAAAAAGTAGCAGCCGATTTACAACATAAAGCAGAATGGGTAATTGACCATCTCCGCAAAAATGAATGGATCGTGAACAAAGAAGGCTTTGAGTGGTTCAACGGATACTATAATAATGACTCAGAACGCGTAGAAGGAGATTATCCTAGTGGTGTAAGGATGACGCTTACGGGTCAAGTGTTCAGCATTATGGGTGGAATCGCTACAGATGAACAGGTTGGCAAAATTGTAAATGCTGTGGATCGGTATTTGAAGGATGATCATATCGGTTATCGTTTGAATTCGCAATTTGGTGGTATTCAGCAAAACCTAGGTCGGGCTTTTGGCTTTGCCTTTGGACACAAAGAGAATGGAGCCATGTTCAGCCACATGACCGTGATGTATGCCAATGCACTTTATAAACGCGGTTTTGTCAAAGAAGGTCATCAGGTACTAGACTCGATTTACTCTTTATCCGCAGACTTCGGCACAAGCCGGATGTATCCTGGGGTTCCAGAGTATATCAATGAGAAAGGCCGGGGTATGTATACTTATTTGACAGGGTCAGCCAGCTGGTTGCTACTGACCGAGCTTACTGAAGTATACGGAGTGAAGGGTCATTACGGAGATTTGCATCTGGAGCCAAAGCTTACAAAAGAGCAGTTCGATCAAGAAGGCAATGCTTCTGTCGAAACGTTGTTCGCCGATCGGATGTTACGTATTGTGTATCATAATCCTAAGCATGCTGATTTTGGGCAATACCGTATTGCATCTATCACTTTAAACGGTAAGCCGATCTCTTATGAAGAGCATGGCTTGGGTAGCCTTATTGGGCGTTCAATATTGGAGTCGCTACCTAAGGACAATACTCATACTATTGATATTATCCTTGATGTATAG
- the serC gene encoding 3-phosphoserine/phosphohydroxythreonine transaminase, with the protein MSKRAYNFNAGPAALPLEVLERAQAEFVDYQGTGMSIMEMSHRGAVYEAVHNEAASRLLNLLGNPQGYKVLFLQGGASTQFAMLPMNFLTEGKTAGYVKSGSWANKAIKESKLIGSTFVAASSEENKYMSMPDVSNLELPENTAYLHLTSNETIEGTQFQEFPDTGNVPLIADMSSDILCRPFDLTKFGLVYAGAQKNLGPSGVTVVLAREELLQNSPSHIPTVLRYDTHAENNSLYNTPPSFAIYMVNQVLKWIEEQGSLEGIEKKNREKASLLYNAIDESAGFFRGCVDPASRSIMNVTFRLGSEELEKLFIKESEKEGFVGLKGHRSVGGLRASIYNAVPYESIKALVDFMSQFQKSHG; encoded by the coding sequence ATGAGTAAGAGAGCTTATAACTTTAATGCCGGACCGGCTGCACTGCCGCTTGAAGTGCTAGAACGGGCACAAGCTGAATTTGTTGATTATCAAGGTACTGGAATGTCAATTATGGAGATGTCTCACCGTGGTGCGGTTTATGAGGCAGTTCATAACGAAGCTGCAAGTCGCCTGTTGAATCTACTAGGTAATCCGCAAGGGTATAAAGTATTGTTCCTGCAAGGCGGAGCTTCAACTCAATTCGCTATGCTCCCAATGAATTTCTTGACTGAAGGTAAGACTGCCGGTTATGTGAAGTCGGGAAGCTGGGCTAATAAGGCAATTAAGGAATCCAAATTGATCGGTAGCACTTTTGTAGCAGCGTCTTCGGAAGAGAACAAATATATGTCGATGCCCGATGTAAGTAACCTTGAACTACCTGAGAATACGGCTTACCTACATTTGACTTCCAATGAAACGATTGAAGGAACGCAGTTCCAAGAGTTCCCGGATACAGGTAATGTTCCATTGATCGCAGATATGTCTAGTGACATTTTGTGTCGTCCGTTTGATCTAACTAAGTTTGGCCTTGTCTATGCAGGGGCTCAGAAAAATTTAGGTCCTTCGGGTGTGACGGTTGTTCTTGCTCGTGAAGAATTGCTGCAAAATTCACCAAGTCATATCCCTACGGTTCTACGGTATGACACACATGCCGAGAATAATTCTTTGTATAATACCCCGCCATCTTTCGCAATTTATATGGTAAATCAAGTATTGAAATGGATTGAAGAGCAAGGTTCTTTAGAAGGTATTGAGAAGAAGAATCGTGAGAAGGCTAGTCTTCTCTATAATGCTATTGACGAAAGCGCCGGTTTCTTCCGTGGTTGTGTAGATCCTGCCAGCCGCTCGATCATGAATGTAACATTCCGTCTTGGTTCTGAGGAACTGGAGAAGTTGTTCATTAAGGAATCAGAAAAAGAAGGATTTGTTGGTCTGAAAGGACATCGTAGTGTTGGAGGGCTTCGTGCTTCCATCTACAATGCAGTCCCATATGAAAGTATTAAGGCGTTAGTTGACTTTATGAGTCAGTTCCAAAAGTCACACGGATAG
- the trmL gene encoding tRNA (uridine(34)/cytosine(34)/5-carboxymethylaminomethyluridine(34)-2'-O)-methyltransferase TrmL → MTLHIVLVEPEIPANTGNIARTCAATGVHLHLVRPLGFRTDDATLKRAGLDYWYAVNIEYHDSFAEVEEKYSGSRFFFASTKAEKRYSDFEYKDGDFFVFGKETKGLPVELLQANSDTAIRMPMTDKVRSLNLSNSAAIIVFEALRQLDFPDMK, encoded by the coding sequence ATGACATTGCATATCGTGCTCGTAGAACCAGAAATCCCGGCAAATACCGGAAATATCGCAAGAACGTGTGCGGCTACCGGTGTACATTTACACTTGGTACGTCCACTTGGTTTTCGTACCGATGATGCTACATTAAAGAGAGCAGGACTTGATTACTGGTATGCGGTGAATATCGAATATCATGACTCTTTTGCAGAGGTTGAAGAAAAGTATAGCGGCAGTCGGTTTTTCTTTGCATCAACCAAGGCGGAGAAAAGGTACAGTGATTTTGAATACAAAGATGGGGACTTCTTTGTATTTGGTAAAGAGACTAAAGGCCTACCCGTTGAATTACTACAAGCCAACTCAGATACTGCGATTCGGATGCCGATGACAGATAAAGTACGATCTCTGAATTTGTCGAATTCTGCCGCGATTATTGTGTTTGAAGCTTTACGACAATTGGATTTTCCAGATATGAAATAA
- a CDS encoding AbrB/MazE/SpoVT family DNA-binding domain-containing protein, whose product MKPAGVVRKVDQLGRIVLPKSLRKRYQMNEGDPVEILVQGDHIILERYRPKCVFCGSMEGVSEFKERSICSQCLGDMTQLI is encoded by the coding sequence ATGAAACCTGCTGGTGTGGTCCGCAAAGTGGACCAACTGGGTAGAATTGTTTTACCCAAATCTTTGCGCAAGAGATATCAAATGAATGAAGGAGATCCTGTTGAAATTTTAGTACAGGGTGATCATATCATTTTGGAGAGATATCGCCCGAAATGCGTATTCTGCGGATCTATGGAAGGCGTAAGTGAGTTTAAGGAACGCTCCATTTGCAGTCAATGCCTAGGTGATATGACACAATTGATCTAA
- a CDS encoding phosphodiester glycosidase family protein: MMTETKQINRFFLLACGPLLGLLIALLISGTLIEWESQSSTITTDSDILTTTGNIAEGLSQAENMAKTTISSIKTTAELYHKTTSTMSSIVKMAQKAAVSPENIYDDRISSKLGTPFQTIQSDKIKIQLYKMNPGTYKGYAMKIKLKSTDAMKMTLGNDKLGGSETTLHAVNRYGAVAGINAGGFADSSGKRYPLSTTIMNGKYLTGFEPTFKDLFFVGLNSSGKLIGGKFQRKENLDKLNPLFGASFVPVLLKDGKKTTIPTKWQTSPLRAPRTVIGNYKDDQLLIIVVDGYNESGSSGATLEELQGRLMKLAVKDAYNLDGGGSSSLVVNGRVINNPSDGSLRPVPTHFLFFK; encoded by the coding sequence ATGATGACTGAGACAAAACAAATCAACCGTTTCTTTCTACTTGCTTGTGGCCCTTTATTAGGCCTGCTCATAGCACTACTCATAAGTGGCACTTTAATTGAATGGGAGAGTCAATCTAGCACCATTACAACGGATAGTGATATTTTGACTACGACAGGAAATATAGCGGAAGGGCTGAGTCAGGCTGAAAATATGGCAAAGACTACAATCTCCTCCATTAAAACGACTGCTGAGCTGTACCATAAGACAACGTCAACGATGTCTTCCATCGTTAAGATGGCGCAAAAAGCAGCCGTAAGTCCCGAGAATATTTATGACGATCGTATTTCATCTAAATTAGGAACGCCATTCCAAACAATACAAAGCGATAAAATTAAGATTCAACTATATAAGATGAATCCCGGAACTTATAAAGGTTACGCTATGAAAATCAAGCTCAAATCAACAGATGCCATGAAAATGACGTTGGGTAACGATAAACTCGGTGGTTCTGAGACGACATTGCATGCCGTAAATCGTTACGGCGCCGTAGCGGGAATTAATGCTGGAGGGTTTGCAGATTCTAGTGGCAAACGTTATCCACTGAGTACTACAATAATGAACGGCAAATATTTAACTGGGTTTGAGCCAACTTTCAAGGATCTATTCTTCGTTGGTTTGAATTCATCGGGGAAATTGATTGGCGGGAAATTTCAACGAAAAGAAAACCTGGATAAGCTTAACCCCTTGTTTGGTGCATCATTTGTCCCTGTATTACTTAAGGATGGTAAGAAGACAACCATCCCTACCAAGTGGCAGACTTCTCCTCTTCGTGCACCACGTACGGTCATCGGGAATTACAAAGATGATCAGTTACTCATTATTGTTGTCGATGGCTACAATGAAAGCGGAAGCTCTGGAGCCACGCTTGAGGAGCTTCAGGGGAGACTAATGAAGCTTGCTGTCAAAGATGCTTATAATCTGGATGGCGGTGGTTCTTCATCACTTGTTGTGAATGGACGAGTTATCAATAACCCTTCAGATGGCTCGCTTCGTCCTGTTCCAACGCACTTTCTATTCTTCAAGTAG